GTAGCTGAGGTCGGCCGGCACATCGGTCATCGAACCGATCGCCAGGTCGGCGGCATCCTCGCGCAGCAGGTCGGTGCCGTCGGCGCTGATCGCGTTGTGCAGGGTCAGGCGCACGTCCGGGTGGTGCAGGCGGAAGCGTTCGACGATCTTCGGCAGCAGGTACAGGATGGTCGAGCTGTTGGCGGCGATGTTCAGCTCGCCCGCGTCCAGGCCGCGCACCTTGTCGCGGAAGCGCGCCTCCAGACCGTCCAGGTTCTCCACCAGCGGCTGCGCCATCTCGTACAGCAGCTGGCCTTCGCGGCTGGGCACCAGGCGCCGCCCGCTGCGCTCGAACAATGGCACCCCCAGCTCGCGTTCCAGGGCCTGCAACTGCAGGCTGATCGCCGGCTGGCTGACGAAAAGCGCCTCAGCCGCCCGTGAGACCGAGCCCAGGCGCACGGTCTGGCAGAACGCGCGCAGCGGCTTCAGCCGGTCGGATTTGTAGGAAAAACGAGGGCTTGGCGGGGTGCGTGTGCTCATCGTGTCACAAGTATTAGCACAACTTATGTAGAACATTGCAAAAACTGTTTTGCCAAATACTCAAATCCAGCGGCACCGTGGAGGCGTTCCCCCACCGCTGGAGTCGCCCCATGTCCGCCGTCGCTTCCGCTGTTCCCACCCCCGCCACCAAGGCCACCCCCGGCATCGCCCTGGCGACCCGCGTGGCTGGCCAGGACACCCTGCTGCCGGCGCCGCTGCTGGCCCTGCTGGTGTCGCTGCACCGCGCGGTGGAACCGGGCCGGCAGGCACGGCTGCAGGCCCGTCGCGGGCGCCAGGCGTTCTTCGACCAGGGCGGCCTGCCGGACTTCCGCGAAGACACCACCGCGATCCGCAGCGGCGACTGGACCGTCGCGCCACTGCCGGCCGCGCTGCAGGACCGCCGCGTCGAGATCACCGGCCCGACCGATCCGAAGATGGTCATCAACGCGCTGAACTCGGGCGCCAAGGTGTTCATGGCCGACTTCGAGGATTCGACCTCGCCGACCTGGCGCAACCTGCTGGCCGGCCAGCAGTCGCTGGCCGCTGCGGTGCGCGGCGAGCTGGAATACACCGCACCGGCGTCCAACGGGAAGGCCGGCAAGCACTACCGCCTGCGCCCGTACGACGAGCAGGCGGTGCTGATCGTGCGCCCGCGTGGCTGGCACCTGGACGAGAAGCA
The sequence above is a segment of the Stenotrophomonas maltophilia genome. Coding sequences within it:
- a CDS encoding LysR family transcriptional regulator, with amino-acid sequence MSTRTPPSPRFSYKSDRLKPLRAFCQTVRLGSVSRAAEALFVSQPAISLQLQALERELGVPLFERSGRRLVPSREGQLLYEMAQPLVENLDGLEARFRDKVRGLDAGELNIAANSSTILYLLPKIVERFRLHHPDVRLTLHNAISADGTDLLREDAADLAIGSMTDVPADLSYAPAYRFEQVLIAPHDHPLASGGELELADIARYPLVLPPKRQITYRLVDQVFQRHRIAYTVALEVGGWEVIKQYVAMGMGISIVPALCLNEADRERLAARSMKRWFPERSYGVIVRRGKALSAQARAFIELIQPELFSPRDYDQSGHSER